A genome region from Clostridiales bacterium includes the following:
- a CDS encoding ECF transporter S component, with the protein MRQNNGSNYFARHLNRSVYNIALIAVFGALIFVFTAFVAFPVGMGYVNLGDIFIFTACMFLGYFALIPAAVGSALADIFLGYTFYAPATLIIKGLMAVIFLLIKGKNQSNIRILIGMITGSVFMQIGYTAYEVILAVLGNPHASAISAILAPLLILSNFSQTLFGVAGGWVLIKVAQKLNLFDRMKIIASIEKEKHE; encoded by the coding sequence ATGCGACAAAACAACGGATCAAACTACTTTGCTAGACACCTAAACCGCTCGGTTTATAATATAGCGTTAATAGCTGTTTTTGGCGCTTTGATATTTGTTTTTACCGCTTTTGTCGCGTTTCCCGTTGGTATGGGATATGTCAATCTAGGGGATATTTTTATTTTTACAGCTTGTATGTTTTTAGGTTATTTCGCGCTCATACCCGCGGCGGTCGGCAGCGCTTTAGCTGATATTTTTTTGGGATATACTTTTTACGCGCCCGCCACCTTAATCATAAAAGGGTTAATGGCGGTTATTTTTTTACTTATAAAAGGCAAAAACCAATCCAACATCCGTATTTTAATAGGAATGATAACTGGCTCGGTTTTTATGCAAATAGGCTATACTGCCTATGAAGTGATATTGGCTGTTTTGGGAAATCCCCACGCAAGCGCGATCTCGGCAATTTTGGCGCCTCTTTTGATTTTGTCCAATTTTTCCCAAACATTATTTGGAGTCGCGGGCGGGTGGGTATTAATAAAGGTTGCGCAAAAGCTTAATTTATTTGACCGTATGAAAATAATAGCGTCAATAGAAAAGGAGAAACATGAATGA
- a CDS encoding MBL fold metallo-hydrolase → MKLYILGCMGPYPEKDLALSGYLVQSQNAKVLIDCGSGVLAQLQKYTQIKTLDALILTHLHFDHISDVFVLKYYCMAHNFKLDVYMPQEDSMEYRLISSEPEFNIIHIEDGKNIKIKDMDINFVEMVHLKKNLGVKISDGQATLAYTGDTVLNPNLDILTEGADVVLMDCAYPSEFHLPEIPHMSLYQGAKYAQDKPFKLLVTHVKPETDIQQELDWLGLNRVYQGDVYEIIRGGYKLKDR, encoded by the coding sequence ATGAAACTGTATATTTTGGGATGTATGGGTCCTTATCCCGAAAAAGATTTGGCGTTAAGCGGATATTTAGTTCAGTCCCAAAACGCAAAAGTCTTGATTGATTGCGGCAGCGGAGTTTTGGCACAGTTGCAAAAATATACCCAAATAAAAACGCTTGACGCGCTTATCTTAACGCATTTGCATTTTGACCATATCTCCGATGTTTTTGTCTTAAAATATTATTGCATGGCGCATAATTTTAAGCTAGATGTTTATATGCCTCAAGAAGATAGTATGGAATATCGTTTGATATCTTCAGAGCCTGAATTTAATATTATTCATATTGAAGACGGCAAAAACATCAAGATTAAAGATATGGATATTAATTTTGTTGAGATGGTGCATCTCAAAAAGAATTTAGGCGTTAAAATATCGGACGGGCAGGCAACTTTGGCTTACACGGGTGACACGGTGCTTAATCCTAATCTAGATATTTTAACTGAGGGCGCCGATGTTGTGTTAATGGATTGCGCGTATCCGAGCGAATTCCATTTGCCGGAAATTCCGCACATGTCTTTGTATCAGGGCGCGAAATACGCTCAAGACAAACCTTTTAAGCTTCTTGTTACGCATGTAAAACCCGAAACCGATATTCAACAGGAATTGGACTGGCTAGGGCTAAA